A window of the Miscanthus floridulus cultivar M001 chromosome 14, ASM1932011v1, whole genome shotgun sequence genome harbors these coding sequences:
- the LOC136503733 gene encoding disease resistance protein RGA5-like, whose translation MAGAIVSASTGVISTLLPKLSMLIQDEYKLSKAVKEKIAFLKDELSSMQTLLVKLANNEEKKLDEQLKDWKNKVCELSYDIEDCIDLFMHKVSKDAAEATNLITKTISRIKKIWSHHKMAALIDELKARVEEEGHRRKRYKFDDETARQVLQIDPRLPALYVEAERLVGIDSPREEIIEWLKNDSYGQQLKVVSIVGFGGLGKTTLANQVYQKIKGQFDCSCFVPVSRNPNIAKILANMLKELVSSVDPTDDERQLIDKLRAFLQDKRYFIIVDDIWSTQAWELIKSALPENNLNSRIITTTRITNVATSCCSSLVGYVHSIQPLSEQQSQQLFFNRVFCDASTCPPHLEEISHGILEKCHGLPLAIITIASLLAGKPTKDRWEQVYNSIGSAISHQGMREIILFSYYDLPHHLRTCLLYLSMYPEDFMIEREELTWRWIGEGFVMEVRAQTVDQVAENYFNELVNRSLIQAIDIQYDGRAKACRVHDMVLELIVSLSAEENFASIVEGQSYSGGGHKIRRLSVQDEHVGDAVMQDIIDKWSQVRSMSFYGLHEQEIPCLQELNSLRVLVFFDVDLGNQHIKNIGSFSQLTFLSIGSGSIITELPEDIDDIRYLQTLDIRDSRIKKLIPSIGRLQKLVRLLVDDLVELPSEVGDLEALQELSFGAVCSIKVVEALRRLVNLKLLGISLYYRREHGGDTDKRLYKEALKSSLAVMGQNGLQTLEIGNNFFLREELMDILCCTVPCLRKLVVCGTGITRIPKQTTSLVNLTCLFMYVDKIKQEDLYVLGSISALLFSHLSTRHAPDERLTISSQQFRCLKEFVFCSNDYGGGLEMLFLQDSMPELRRLHLEFRAHETECKMGFEVSFQHLARLEHITVRIFRNRATWSRVKSTEAAIRNAVSIHPGRPTLDLKFEPAALHDEE comes from the exons ATGGCTGGTGCAATAGTGAGTGCTTCAACCGGTGTGATCAGCACCCTGCTTCCCAAGCTCTCCATGTTGATACAAGATGAATACAAGCTTTCGAAAGCTGTAAAGGAAAAAATAGCATTTTTGAAGGATGAACTAAGCAGCATGCAGACTCTACTTGTGAAGCTGGCCAacaatgaggagaagaagttggatGAGCAGCTGAAGGATTGGAAGAACAAGGTGTGCGAACTGAGCTACGACATTGAAGACTGCATCGACCTCTTCATGCACAAGGTGAGCAAAGATGCTGCTGAAGCAACCAACCTTATAACGAAGACAATAAGTAGGATTAAGAAGATATggtcacaccacaagatggcagcCCTAATCGACGAACTCAAGGCTCGTGTTGAGGAAGAAGGTCATCGTCGCAAGAGGTACAAGTTTGATGATGAGACTGCTAGACAGGTCCTCCAAATTGATCCCCGACTCCCAGCACTGTATGTGGAAGCAGAGAGACTTGTCGGGATTGATAGTCCAAGAGAGGAGATCATTGAGTGGCTGAAGAATGATTCCTATGGACAACAACTCAAAGTAGTATCTATTGTGGGTTTTGGAGGTCTTGGCAAGACAACTCTTGCAAACCAGGTTTATCAGAAAATCAAAGGTCAATTTGATTGCTCATGTTTTGTACCAGTTTCACGGAATCCAAACATAGCAAAAATACTAGCTAATATGCTCAAAGAACTAGTGAGTTCTGTTGACCCAACGGATGACGAGCGGCAACTTATAGACAAGCTTAGAGCATTCTTACAAGATAAGAG GTACTTCATCATTGTTGATGATATATGGAGCACACAAGCGTGGGAACTTATCAAGTCGGCTCTACCTGAGAACAATTTAAACAGCAGAATAATTACAACCACAAGAATTACCAACGTGGCCACATCATGCTGCTCCAGTTTAGTAGGATATGTCCACAGCATCCAACCTCTAAGCGAGCAGCAATCCCAGCAATTATTTTTCAACAGGGTTTTCTGCGATGCGTCTACATGTCCTCCTCACTTAGAAGAGATATCCCATGGAATCCTTGAAAAATGCCATGGTTTGCC CCTAGCTATTATCACTATAGCGAGCCTGCTTGCTGGGAAACCCACTAAGGATCGATGGGAGCAAGTGTACAATTCTATAGGTTCTGCTATTAGTCACCAAGGAATGAGAGAGATAATTCTTTTCAGCTATTATGATCTCCCACATCATCTGAGGACTTGCTTGCTATATCTCAGTATGTATCCAGAGGATTTTATGATTGAGAGAGAAGAGCTAACATGGAGGTGGATAGGTGAAGGGTTCGTCATGGAAGTGAGGGCTCAAACAGTGGATCAAGTTGCTGAGAATTACTTTAATGAGCTTGTGAACAGAAGTTTGATCCAAGCAATAGACATCCAGTATGATGGCCGGGCAAAAGCTTGTCGAGTGCATGATATGGTGCTTGAGCTTATTGTTTCACTGTCGGCAGAAGAGAATTTTGCCAGCATTGTGGAAGGGCAAAGCTATAGTGGTGGTGGTCACAAGATTCGCAGGCTCTCAGTACAAGATGAACATGTGGGAGATGCAGTGATGCAGGATATTATAGACAAGTGGTCGCAGGTTCGTTCGATGAGCTTTTATGGATTGCATGAGCAGGAAATTCCTTGTTTGCAAGAGCTGAATTCTTTGAGAGTACTGGTTTTCTTTGATGTCGATCTTGGTAACCAACACATTAAAAATATTGGAAGCTTTTCCCAACTGACGTTTTTGAGCATTGGTTCAGGATCTATTATTACTGAGCTTCCAGAGGACATCGATGACATCCGTTATCTGCAGACACTGGATATACGTGACAGTAGAATTAAAAAATTGATACCATCCATAGGCCGTTTGCAAAAATTGGTGCGCCTACTtgtagatgatttagtagaattGCCCAGTGAAGTTGGAGATTTAGAAGCCTTGCAGGAGTTGTCATTTGGGGCGGTTTGCTCCATAAAAGTAGTGGAAGCCCTTAGACGTTTGGTCAACTTAAAGTTGCTTGGCATAAGTTTGTATTACAGAAGAGAGCATGGTGGTGATACCGATAAGAGATTGTACAAGGAAGCTTTGAAGTCATCTCTCGCTGTTATGGGTCAAAATGGGCTTCAAACACTAGAAATTGGCAATAATTTTTTCCTGAGAGAGGAACTGATGGATATACTATGCTGCACTGTTCCATGTCTCCGGAAGCTTGTAGTATGCGGAACTGGTATAACTCGCATTCCAAAGCAGACGACATCTCTTGTTAATCTCACCTGTCTTTTTATGTATGTTGACAAGATTAAACAGGAAGATCTCTATGTCCTCGGGAGCATAAGTGCTTTGCTCTTCTCTCACTTATCCACAAGGCATGCCCCTGATGAACGGCTTACCATCAGCAGCCAACAATTCCGGTGCCTCAAGGAATTTGTGTTCTGCAGTAATGATTACGGAGGTGGCCTGGAGATGCTATTCCTACAGGATTCGATGCCAGAGCTCCGAAGGTTACACCTTGAGTTTAGAGCGCATGAAACAGAGTGCAAGATGGGGTTTGAGGTCAGCTTCCAGCACCTTGCAAGACTGGAGCACATAACCGTCAGAATTTTTCGTAATCGTGCCACATGGAGTAGGGTGAAATCTACGGAAGCTGCAATCAGAAATGCGGTCAGCATCCACCCTGGACGTCCCACACTTGATCTGAAGTTTGAGCCCGCGGCCCTTCATGACGAAGAGTAA